A genomic stretch from Candidatus Cloacimonadota bacterium includes:
- a CDS encoding endonuclease/exonuclease/phosphatase, producing the protein MKEYSISWWNLENLFDVENSPNRADWLQKELKHELKGWNANILQTKIEQLKKIIEQMNSGKGPDILGVCEVENKQVLEKLVLNINLTDRNYEIAYHETQDQRGIDIAFIYDENILQVENQFSYFVLKRTATRDIVQVNFRTLKGNQLILIGNHWPSRKGGESHSEPYRIIAAETLAYWNKKIIEICGNDVAIIIAGDFNDEPYSRSIQEYALSIPLKKKVVYSRIPRFYNLMYKFLSQGIGSYYYNYFPSLFDQFWVSKGFITHNSAFSLARNDSGDLKVEVLMFEEMNSKGRYPDPIRFGRPSKKLNLKGFSDHYPIELNIEEK; encoded by the coding sequence ATGAAGGAATATTCAATAAGTTGGTGGAATTTGGAAAATTTGTTCGATGTGGAGAATTCACCAAATCGTGCGGATTGGTTGCAGAAAGAGCTAAAGCATGAGCTCAAAGGCTGGAATGCAAATATTTTGCAGACGAAAATCGAGCAACTGAAGAAAATTATTGAGCAAATGAATAGCGGGAAAGGTCCTGACATTCTCGGAGTTTGCGAGGTGGAAAATAAGCAGGTTTTAGAAAAATTAGTTTTAAATATTAATTTAACTGATCGAAATTATGAGATTGCTTATCACGAAACGCAAGATCAAAGGGGAATTGACATTGCATTTATTTACGATGAAAATATTTTGCAAGTCGAAAACCAGTTTTCATATTTCGTTCTAAAAAGAACTGCAACTCGCGACATCGTTCAGGTTAATTTTCGCACCTTAAAAGGCAATCAACTTATCCTAATTGGCAATCATTGGCCCTCTCGAAAAGGCGGCGAAAGTCATTCAGAACCATATCGAATTATTGCAGCAGAAACTCTGGCATATTGGAATAAAAAAATTATCGAGATTTGCGGCAATGACGTTGCTATCATCATTGCCGGAGATTTTAATGATGAACCATATTCACGGTCAATCCAAGAATATGCTCTGTCTATTCCTCTGAAAAAAAAAGTTGTCTATTCTCGCATTCCCAGATTTTATAATCTAATGTACAAATTTTTATCGCAAGGAATAGGTTCATATTACTACAATTATTTCCCGAGTTTATTTGATCAGTTTTGGGTATCAAAAGGTTTTATAACTCACAATTCTGCCTTTAGTTTAGCAAGAAATGATTCGGGCGATTTGAAAGTTGAGGTTCTTATGTTTGAGGAAATGAATTCCAAAGGGCGATATCCGGATCCTATCAGATTTGGAAGACCTTCAAAAAAACTTAACCTCAAAGGATTCAGTGACCATTATCCTATTGAGTTAAATATTGAGGAAAAATGA